The Aeromicrobium senzhongii genome includes a window with the following:
- a CDS encoding GNAT family N-acetyltransferase, translated as MDLASLTTERLVLTAVSQDDLADLHALHADPRVWRHLPSGVHTSAQQTSDEITMYAADWERDALGYWTARRRDGGDLVGIGGVRLKPTATWNLYYRVSADHHGQGYAGELVEAAMQAAATVAPDAPVVAYLLEHNEASRRTAERAGLTQVWRGPDRDVPGGVRLVYADRDLPTATLAALH; from the coding sequence ATGGATCTCGCGAGTCTGACCACCGAGCGGTTGGTGCTGACGGCGGTGTCGCAGGACGACCTCGCCGACCTGCACGCGCTGCATGCCGACCCGCGGGTCTGGCGCCACCTGCCGTCGGGCGTGCACACCAGCGCGCAGCAGACCAGTGACGAGATCACGATGTACGCCGCGGACTGGGAGCGCGACGCGCTCGGCTACTGGACCGCGCGTCGGCGCGACGGCGGCGACCTGGTGGGCATCGGGGGAGTGCGGCTGAAGCCGACCGCAACCTGGAACCTGTACTACCGGGTCTCGGCCGACCACCACGGTCAGGGCTACGCGGGCGAGCTCGTCGAGGCCGCGATGCAGGCGGCCGCCACGGTGGCTCCCGATGCCCCGGTGGTCGCCTACCTGCTGGAGCACAACGAGGCGTCGCGGCGCACCGCCGAACGGGCGGGGCTGACGCAGGTCTGGAGGGGGCCGGACCGGGACGTGCCCGGCGGCGTCCGCCTCGTCTACGCCGACCGCGACCTGCCTACGGCGACCCTCGCAGCGCTGCACTGA
- a CDS encoding acetolactate synthase large subunit — protein MTETAPETMTGAQSLVRSLEKAGVEVIFGIPGGAILPAYDPLYDSSIRHILVRHEQGAGHAAQGYAMATGKVGVCMATSGPGATNLVTAIADAYLDSVPIVAVTGQVASTVIGSDAFQEADIRGITMPITKHSFLVTDPAEIPRVVAEAFHIASTGRPGPVLVDVAKDALQAMTTHEWPHELALPGYRPTTRPHNKQVREAARLIAEAERPVLYVGGGVIKAEAAAELKILAELTQIPVVTTLMARGAFPDSHELHLGMPGMHGSVAAVLGLQKSDLLITLGARFDDRVTGNLDTFAPGAKVIHADIDPAEISKNRVADVPIVGDAREVIADLIRALQKQTDEDELTGEYTAWRKYIVGVKEKFPVAYDKTDGGLAPQTVIERINAAAGPEAIYTSGVGQHQMWAAQFVQYERPRQWLNSGGAGTMGYGVPAAMGAKVGAPDRVVWAIDGDGCFQMTNQELATCALEGIPIKVAVINNSSLGMVRQWQTLFYEGRYSNTDLHSGPESIGARRIPDFVKLAEAYGCVGLRCESEDELDEVIAKAMSINDVPVVIDFVVERDAMVWPMVAAGTSNDDIKIARDLAPEWDEEDL, from the coding sequence ATGACCGAGACGGCACCGGAGACGATGACCGGGGCGCAAAGCCTCGTCCGATCGCTGGAGAAGGCCGGAGTCGAGGTCATCTTCGGGATCCCCGGCGGCGCGATTCTGCCGGCGTACGACCCGCTGTACGACTCCTCGATCCGACACATCCTGGTTCGACACGAGCAGGGCGCGGGCCACGCGGCCCAGGGCTACGCCATGGCCACCGGCAAGGTCGGTGTCTGCATGGCGACCTCGGGCCCGGGCGCGACGAACCTGGTCACCGCGATCGCCGACGCCTACCTGGACTCGGTGCCGATCGTTGCCGTCACGGGCCAGGTCGCCAGCACGGTCATCGGCTCGGACGCCTTCCAGGAGGCCGACATCCGCGGCATCACGATGCCGATCACCAAGCACAGCTTCCTCGTGACCGACCCGGCCGAGATCCCGCGCGTCGTCGCCGAGGCCTTCCACATCGCCTCCACCGGCCGTCCCGGCCCGGTCCTGGTCGACGTCGCGAAGGACGCGCTGCAGGCGATGACCACCCACGAGTGGCCCCACGAGCTGGCGCTGCCCGGGTACCGACCCACGACCCGCCCGCACAACAAGCAGGTGCGCGAGGCCGCCCGGCTCATCGCCGAGGCCGAGCGTCCCGTGCTGTACGTCGGCGGTGGCGTCATCAAGGCCGAGGCCGCAGCCGAGCTGAAGATCCTCGCCGAGCTCACGCAGATCCCCGTCGTCACGACGCTCATGGCGCGCGGCGCGTTCCCCGACTCGCACGAGCTGCACCTGGGCATGCCCGGCATGCACGGCTCGGTCGCGGCGGTCCTGGGCCTGCAGAAGTCCGACCTGCTGATCACCCTCGGCGCGCGCTTCGACGACCGGGTGACCGGCAACCTCGACACGTTCGCCCCCGGCGCCAAGGTCATCCACGCCGACATCGACCCGGCCGAGATCAGCAAGAACCGCGTGGCGGACGTCCCGATCGTGGGCGACGCCCGCGAGGTCATCGCCGACCTCATCCGCGCGCTGCAGAAGCAGACCGACGAGGACGAGCTGACGGGCGAGTACACCGCTTGGCGGAAGTACATCGTCGGCGTCAAGGAGAAGTTCCCGGTCGCGTACGACAAGACCGACGGCGGCCTCGCGCCCCAGACGGTCATCGAGCGCATCAACGCCGCCGCCGGTCCCGAGGCGATCTACACCTCGGGCGTCGGACAGCACCAGATGTGGGCCGCCCAGTTCGTGCAGTACGAGCGCCCGCGCCAGTGGCTCAACTCCGGTGGCGCCGGCACGATGGGCTACGGCGTGCCCGCCGCGATGGGCGCCAAGGTCGGCGCCCCCGATCGCGTCGTGTGGGCCATCGACGGCGACGGCTGCTTCCAGATGACCAACCAGGAGCTCGCCACGTGCGCGCTGGAGGGCATCCCGATCAAGGTCGCGGTCATCAACAACTCCTCGCTCGGCATGGTGCGCCAGTGGCAGACCCTGTTCTACGAGGGCCGCTACTCCAACACCGACCTGCACTCCGGTCCCGAGTCCATCGGGGCGCGCCGGATCCCCGACTTCGTCAAGCTGGCCGAGGCCTACGGCTGCGTGGGCCTGCGCTGCGAGAGCGAGGACGAGCTCGACGAGGTCATCGCCAAGGCGATGAGCATCAACGACGTGCCCGTCGTGATCGACTTCGTGGTCGAGCGCGACGCCATGGTCTGGCCGATGGTCGCGGCCGGCACGAGCAACGACGACATCAAGATCGCCCGCGATCTGGCCCCCGAATGGGATGAGGAAGACCTCTGA
- the ilvC gene encoding ketol-acid reductoisomerase, with protein sequence MAELFYDDDADLSLIQGKNVAVIGYGSQGHAHALNLRDSGVDVRIGLLEGSKSKAKAEAEGLRVLSVAEAVEESDVIVILTPDQVQRHVYTEFIAPNLTTGDALVFGHGFNIRFGYIKPAEGIDVIMVAPKAPGHTVRREYVAGRGIPDIIAVEQDASGTAWDLALSYAKAIGGTRAGVIKTTFTEETETDLFGEQAVLCGGVSHLVQAGFETLTEAGYQPEIAYFEVLHELKLIVDLMWEGGIAKQRWSISDTAEYGDYVSGPRVIDEGVKARMVEVLKDIQSGAFAERFIADQDNGGKEFLELREKEAGHPIEATGKTLRSHFSWKQSDDDYTEGSAAR encoded by the coding sequence GTGGCTGAACTGTTCTATGACGACGACGCCGACCTGTCCCTGATCCAGGGCAAGAACGTGGCCGTGATCGGCTACGGCAGCCAGGGTCACGCCCACGCGCTCAACCTGCGTGACTCGGGCGTCGACGTGCGCATCGGCCTGCTCGAAGGCAGCAAGAGCAAGGCGAAGGCCGAGGCCGAGGGCCTGCGCGTCCTGTCCGTCGCTGAGGCCGTCGAGGAGTCGGACGTCATCGTCATCCTGACGCCCGACCAGGTCCAGCGTCACGTGTACACCGAGTTCATCGCCCCGAACCTCACCACGGGCGACGCCCTCGTGTTCGGCCACGGCTTCAACATCCGGTTCGGCTACATCAAGCCCGCCGAAGGTATCGACGTCATCATGGTCGCGCCCAAGGCCCCCGGCCACACGGTGCGTCGTGAGTACGTCGCGGGCCGTGGCATCCCCGACATCATCGCGGTCGAGCAGGACGCCTCCGGCACCGCCTGGGACCTCGCGCTCTCGTACGCGAAGGCCATCGGCGGCACGCGCGCCGGCGTCATCAAGACGACCTTCACCGAGGAGACCGAGACCGACCTGTTCGGTGAGCAGGCCGTCCTGTGCGGTGGCGTGTCCCACCTGGTCCAGGCCGGCTTCGAGACGCTGACCGAGGCGGGCTACCAGCCCGAGATCGCCTACTTCGAGGTCCTGCACGAGCTCAAGCTCATCGTCGACCTGATGTGGGAGGGCGGCATCGCCAAGCAGCGTTGGAGCATCTCCGACACCGCTGAGTACGGCGACTACGTCTCGGGCCCGCGCGTCATCGACGAAGGCGTCAAGGCGCGCATGGTCGAGGTGCTGAAGGACATCCAGTCCGGCGCGTTCGCCGAGCGGTTCATCGCCGATCAGGACAACGGCGGCAAGGAGTTCCTCGAGCTGCGTGAGAAGGAGGCCGGTCACCCGATCGAGGCCACCGGCAAGACGCTGCGCTCGCACTTCTCCTGGAAGCAGTCGGACGACGACTACACCGAGGGCAGCGCGGCTCGCTGA
- the ilvN gene encoding acetolactate synthase small subunit, with the protein MPQHTLSVLVENTPGVLARVSSLFMRRGFNIDSLAVGQTEIPEVSRMTIVVNVDELPLEQVTKQLNKLVNVLKIVELDSGGAVERELMLIKVKTDQQTRGQVLETVQLFRAKIVDVAVDSVTVEATGDSGKLTAMLNVLEPFGIREIVQSGRVAIGRGSRSITDRTLRTVPGTAAG; encoded by the coding sequence ATGCCCCAACACACTCTGAGCGTGCTGGTCGAGAACACCCCCGGCGTCCTGGCTCGCGTGTCGAGCCTGTTCATGCGCCGCGGCTTCAACATCGACTCGCTGGCCGTCGGCCAGACCGAGATCCCCGAGGTCTCGCGCATGACGATCGTCGTCAACGTCGACGAGCTGCCTCTGGAGCAGGTCACCAAGCAGCTCAACAAGCTGGTCAACGTGCTCAAGATCGTCGAGCTCGACTCCGGCGGCGCCGTCGAGCGCGAGCTCATGCTGATCAAGGTCAAGACCGACCAGCAGACCCGCGGGCAGGTCCTCGAGACGGTGCAGCTGTTCCGCGCCAAGATCGTCGACGTGGCCGTGGACTCGGTCACCGTCGAGGCCACCGGCGACTCCGGCAAGCTCACCGCGATGCTCAACGTGCTCGAGCCGTTCGGCATCCGCGAGATCGTCCAGTCCGGTCGCGTTGCGATCGGCCGCGGCTCGCGGTCGATCACCGACCGCACGCTGCGCACCGTCCCCGGCACGGCCGCCGGCTGA